One genomic segment of Streptomyces sp. RKND-216 includes these proteins:
- a CDS encoding M28 family peptidase, whose amino-acid sequence MPKLRRVAASVAVLALSVSGAAFAGGAAQADAPSAAPGAGEVTATAAVPDISLANVKSHLNEFQSIADANGGNRAHGEPGYQASVDYVRGKLDAAGYDTTLQTFSYFGETGYNLIADWPGGDPEQVLMAGAHLDSVSAGSGINDNGTGSAGILEVALEVARQDHQPDKHLRFAWWGAEELGLVGSEHYVDTLSSAERQKIAGYYNFDMIGSSNGGYFVYDGDNSDGTGSGPGPDGSAHLENVLEEYFATIDVPTRGTDFDGRSDYGPFIRVGIPAGGTFTGAEGRKTQSEASMWGGTAGQAYDPCYHRSCDDLGNIDDTVLNRNADAVAYAMWTVGGQRTANDFSISLSPASGTLEAGASATTTVATATTRGSAQTVALSAQGLPDGVTASFSPATVTSGESSTLTLTAADDAPSSSATVTVTGDGSESTTSAGYALTVNGTSACSAENGANGTLSSGGSAIQPDGSYFQAPAGTHTACLDGPDGTDFDLYLQKWNGWNWADVDSSTSAGPDENIEYNGSSGYYRYEVHAYSGSGSYSLGWNTP is encoded by the coding sequence ATGCCCAAGCTCAGACGCGTGGCCGCGTCGGTGGCGGTTCTCGCCCTGTCGGTGTCCGGCGCCGCATTCGCCGGAGGAGCCGCGCAGGCCGACGCCCCCAGTGCCGCGCCGGGCGCCGGGGAGGTCACGGCCACCGCGGCCGTGCCGGACATCTCGCTCGCGAACGTCAAGTCGCACCTGAACGAGTTCCAGAGCATCGCCGACGCCAACGGCGGGAACCGTGCACACGGCGAGCCGGGTTACCAGGCGTCCGTGGACTACGTCCGCGGGAAGCTGGACGCCGCCGGCTACGACACCACCCTCCAGACGTTCAGCTACTTCGGCGAGACCGGCTACAACCTGATAGCCGACTGGCCGGGCGGCGACCCGGAGCAGGTGCTCATGGCGGGCGCCCACCTGGACAGCGTGAGCGCAGGGTCCGGCATCAACGACAACGGCACCGGGTCGGCGGGCATCCTTGAGGTCGCGCTCGAAGTCGCGCGTCAGGACCACCAGCCGGACAAGCACCTGCGGTTCGCCTGGTGGGGCGCCGAGGAGCTGGGGCTGGTCGGCTCCGAGCACTATGTGGACACCCTGTCGTCAGCCGAGCGCCAGAAGATCGCCGGCTACTACAACTTCGACATGATCGGCTCGTCCAACGGCGGCTATTTCGTCTACGACGGCGACAACTCAGACGGGACCGGCTCCGGGCCCGGACCGGACGGCTCCGCGCACCTGGAGAACGTGCTGGAGGAGTATTTCGCCACGATCGACGTCCCCACCCGCGGCACCGACTTCGACGGCCGGAGCGACTACGGACCGTTCATCCGGGTCGGCATCCCGGCAGGCGGCACGTTCACCGGGGCGGAGGGACGCAAGACGCAGTCCGAGGCGAGCATGTGGGGCGGCACCGCAGGACAGGCGTACGACCCGTGCTACCACCGCAGTTGCGACGACCTCGGCAACATCGACGACACCGTGCTGAACCGCAACGCCGACGCCGTCGCCTATGCGATGTGGACGGTCGGCGGACAGCGGACCGCGAACGACTTCAGCATCTCCCTGTCGCCCGCCTCCGGCACCCTCGAGGCCGGCGCGTCGGCGACCACCACCGTGGCGACCGCCACCACACGGGGCAGCGCACAGACGGTGGCGCTCTCCGCGCAGGGCCTGCCCGACGGCGTCACCGCGAGCTTCTCCCCCGCCACCGTCACCTCCGGCGAGTCCTCGACGCTGACCCTCACCGCCGCCGACGACGCGCCCTCGTCGAGCGCCACGGTCACCGTCACCGGCGACGGAAGCGAGTCCACCACCAGCGCCGGCTACGCCCTCACCGTGAACGGCACCTCCGCATGCTCCGCCGAGAACGGCGCGAACGGCACGCTGAGCAGCGGCGGCAGCGCGATCCAGCCCGACGGCAGCTACTTCCAGGCCCCCGCCGGCACCCACACCGCCTGCCTCGACGGCCCCGACGGCACCGACTTCGACCTCTACCTCCAGAAGTGGAACGGCTGGAACTGGGCCGACGTCGACAGCTCCACCAGCGCCGGCCCCGACGAGAACATCGAGTACAACGGCTCCTCCGGCTACTACCGCTACGAGGTCCACGCCTACAGCGGCTCGGGCTCCTACAGCCTCGGCTGGAACACCCCCTGA
- the egtD gene encoding L-histidine N(alpha)-methyltransferase — translation MSPFSLTRTLPPDATAAALRADVQQGFALRPKELPPRWFYDARGSELFEEITRLDVYYPTRAEREILQARATEIADVTRARTLVELGSGSSEKTRLLIDALTARGGPPHYVPVDVSESALTGAGKALLSDHPGLTVDALVADFSTAPALPATPGPHLIAFLGGTLGNLVPGERAGFLRMVCSLLGDEDALLLGTDLVKDPATLVAAYDDEQGVTAAFNRNVLAVLNRELDADFAPEDFDHVAVWDAEHEWIEMRLRARSAVTAKIPALDLTVDFAAGEELRTEVSAKFREAGVREELSAAGLTLRHWWTDPGGRFALSLASPA, via the coding sequence GTGAGCCCCTTCTCCCTCACCCGCACCCTGCCGCCGGACGCCACCGCCGCGGCCCTCCGCGCCGACGTGCAGCAGGGCTTCGCCCTGCGGCCCAAGGAGTTGCCGCCGCGGTGGTTCTACGACGCCCGCGGCAGCGAACTGTTCGAGGAGATCACGCGGCTGGACGTCTACTACCCGACCCGCGCCGAACGGGAGATCCTCCAGGCCCGCGCCACCGAGATCGCGGACGTCACCCGGGCCCGCACTCTGGTGGAACTGGGCTCCGGCTCCTCCGAGAAGACCCGCCTCCTCATCGACGCCCTCACCGCGCGCGGCGGCCCCCCGCACTACGTACCGGTGGACGTCAGCGAGTCCGCACTGACCGGCGCCGGAAAGGCCCTGCTCAGCGACCACCCCGGCCTCACCGTGGACGCCCTGGTCGCAGACTTCTCCACTGCGCCCGCGCTCCCCGCCACCCCCGGCCCGCACCTGATCGCCTTCCTCGGCGGCACCCTCGGCAACCTGGTTCCAGGGGAACGCGCCGGCTTCCTCCGTATGGTGTGCTCGCTGCTCGGCGACGAGGACGCGCTGCTGCTGGGCACCGACCTGGTCAAGGACCCGGCGACCCTGGTCGCCGCCTACGACGACGAGCAGGGCGTCACCGCCGCCTTCAACCGGAACGTGCTCGCCGTGCTCAACCGCGAACTGGACGCCGACTTCGCACCCGAAGACTTCGACCACGTCGCCGTCTGGGACGCGGAACACGAATGGATCGAGATGCGACTGCGCGCGCGGAGCGCGGTCACCGCGAAGATCCCGGCCCTGGACCTGACGGTCGACTTCGCGGCCGGGGAGGAGCTGCGCACCGAGGTCTCGGCCAAGTTCCGCGAGGCGGGCGTACGGGAGGAGCTGTCCGCAGCCGGCCTCACCCTGCGGCACTGGTGGACCGATCCGGGCGGCCGGTTCGCCCTGTCCCTCGCCTCGCCCGCGTAG